From the genome of Psychrobacillus glaciei:
TACTTTTGAATTGTGAGGTGATGTTCAAATCGGTCACAACGTAATTATTTTTCAAAGACAGTATATGAGGTAAAACACTGTCAGCCCATTTAAATTCAAACGTCCCTTTATCGTAGCTAATCGATTGAAAAATATGCTGATAAGTAAACTTGTCTTTTTCTAAATCCAAGGTCGAAAAGTGAAGATTGAAGATTACTTCAACATCATCGTTGATTTCCGTTGTCGTGTACTGGACCAATTCAAACCTTTTTAGGAAATCACGTCTTTGAAATGTAGTGACGTTTTTTTGTTGCGTGGTGTAAATTGCGAAAGCCAAAAGCTGCACCTGATTTAATGTTAAACCCGCATTTAACTTTGCCATTGAAAGTTCGTTACTTTTCTTTATCGATGATTCATTTGAAATCATTATTTTCTTTGTATTTTTACGCAAATGTTTGACCTCCTACTATTGTAAGTTAAGTGACATTCATCTTATAATAAGTATACTATACTATAAGAATATGAACCTCAATCTTTCAATAGATATTAGGTAATTCTTTTAATAGAGTTAGGTAATTCTTTCAATAGCGTTAGGTAATTCTTTCAATAGCACCTCGCAAACGTTGGTATATAAGGGTTTTTGAGCACGACAATATAAGTAATTGTAATTAATAACTTAAAAAAATATTATATATATAAATTTAAAAATATATTTTGAGATTATCAAAATTTAAAATTCTAACAAAAATAAAAATGATATATTTATAGACTTAAGACCAATAAAATGTGAGGTATTTCTTACTTTAAGCTGGAGGGTTAAATATGCTTTGTCCAAAATGTAATGGTGTTCAAGACGTAATTAAAGTTCATAATTCGGATTCTTTGGAACCACGCCTATGTGATGTTCAATGTTTGGAATGTGGAGAGATAGTTTACTATCAAGCTTATGACTGGGGTAAAAAGTTAAACCTAGCTGATAAAAGAGATTAAAATAGTAATATATCTTAATCTCTTTTTCAAAATACCACATTAGTAACTATTAGGTCCCACATTAGTAATTTAAACAAAACCTAATAGTTACTAATGTTTTTATTATGTATTTCTATTCTCATTTATAATGTTATAAACGGTTGCTCTACTAATGCCGTATTCTTTCGCAATATCTGTTGCACTCTCATTAGCTCGATATAACGTTATAACACGTTGTTTTGTTTTACTATCTACTTTTGGTCTTCCACCCGTCTTCCCACGCTTACGTGCAGCTTCTAAGCCTGCTAGTGTACGTTGTTGTATAATGTCACGCTCAAATTCAGCAAATACAGCAAGCATCCCGAACATTGCCTTCCCAGTTGGCGTAGTAGTATCAAAGCTATCGTGGATGCTGACGAACTCTACTCCTTTTTCTTTAAGCTGTTCAGTTAATTGGTACAGTTCTTTCGTACTTCGAGCTAGACGATCTAGTTTATAAACGACAAACACATCACCTTTAGCTGCTGCCTTCAAAGCGTTCTCTAGTTCTTTTCTGTCTGTTTTCCTAGTTGAAATCTTTTCGACGTACATAATGAAATCCAAACCTTTTTCTGCAGCATACTTTTCAATAGCCTGTTGTTGCATGTCTAAATTTTGTTCATCGGTACTAACTCTCGCATATCCGATTAATCTTGCCATTGATAAAATTCCTCCTTAGTCTATTTATCCATACGTTTTATACACTTTCTATTTTAGACGAGTAATTAGACAAAAACAAACAAAAAAAGCACCCTTGAATGTTGATTTGAGGGTGCTTTCTATTTTGTATAAAAAACGGTGGTTAAATAGATATGATACTTTTATTTATAGGACTTTTATAGAAATGATAATTTTAATTGAGTTCCATAATACTTTCTAAGTGGTTATACTAATTTATAATACTTCAAATGATTGTAGGTGAATCTCATAGTATCTGTTATACAGTTGCCATATAAGGCCAAAAAGACGGCTAATCAATTAATCAAGGACGTTTTTAAAGAAAATGGTGTACAGTTCAAATTAATTAGTGAAAACGACGCTATTCCATACTTAGAAGAACGTAACTACTATTACAAGTTTGCATGCTATAGGAAGAACTTTAGTAGAAATAAAAAAAACAAATACATAGATTTAGATTTTCAGTATTTGATTTCTCTGTCTAAATTAGATAAAGAATTACGTTACATACTATTACAAATGACATTAGAAATTGAGCACTTTTTAAAAGTTAAAATTTTAAAAGATATATCTTATAACAACCAGGTAGATGGATATGAAATAGTTAGTGATTATATTACATCGTACAATGATAAACATTCTAGACCAATTTCAATTGATTTATTAATAGATAGGGGGAAAAGTCAAAATAGTGTAAGCCACGGTATTTATACTAAAGTTATTAATAATCAAAAATATATAGCTATTTGGCAACTTATTGAACTCATGCAAATGTATGAGCTACAATATTTTTTCGATTATTATTTTACACGTTTTCAACAATCAGATATAAAGGTCAATACATATAAGAGTTTAATTGTAAGCTCTAGTTATATAAGAAATGCTGCCGCTCATAATAGCCCACTATTAGTTAATTTAGCCTCGTGTCCTTCAGATGCTTTTACTTCTAAGGGTATTAATAATCGTTATATTAATAGTTTGCTAAAACCACATTTAAAAGATGCGGCAATTGACTTAGCAGTTAAACCTACCTATCGCTTTAAGGATATTGCAGCTGTATTAAAACTGTATAAACTTTTAAGAGTTAGCCCAACATCTTCAATAGATCCGATAATTGATTCATTAAGAAACCTTTTGGACAGTATAAATAATAAACCGCCTTGTCCAAAATTAAATAATGATGTCATGACGTTTTTTACAAATCTTCAAAAATTGTTTGTGGATATTTATAAATGATTTGACAGGGTCTAAGCTTTGTATTAACATTATTAACATAGAAAGAATGGTTCGACCATTCGCAAACCGTGGGTGAATAGTCCATTGTTTGTTGTACATTTACTTATAAAACGCAGAATTCAGAGATGGTTTTTTAAACCATAAATGAATTCTGCGTTTTTATTTTTGTGTTTTTTATCTTTTGTTAAATTTTTTTTTTAATTCAGCAATACTTAAATAATTAGCATCAATTTTTCTATGCAGCATGGCATGACAGTTTGGGCAAACAGGAATTAAATCTTTCTCGTAATCGACTTTATACTCACGTCCAATTTGTTCTAGTGGAACGATATGGTGTACATGTATAAAGCTTTTCCCTAAGTCTCCGTAAGCGTCTTCAAAATTCATA
Proteins encoded in this window:
- a CDS encoding recombinase family protein: MARLIGYARVSTDEQNLDMQQQAIEKYAAEKGLDFIMYVEKISTRKTDRKELENALKAAAKGDVFVVYKLDRLARSTKELYQLTEQLKEKGVEFVSIHDSFDTTTPTGKAMFGMLAVFAEFERDIIQQRTLAGLEAARKRGKTGGRPKVDSKTKQRVITLYRANESATDIAKEYGISRATVYNIINENRNT
- a CDS encoding Abi family protein, with product MNLIVSVIQLPYKAKKTANQLIKDVFKENGVQFKLISENDAIPYLEERNYYYKFACYRKNFSRNKKNKYIDLDFQYLISLSKLDKELRYILLQMTLEIEHFLKVKILKDISYNNQVDGYEIVSDYITSYNDKHSRPISIDLLIDRGKSQNSVSHGIYTKVINNQKYIAIWQLIELMQMYELQYFFDYYFTRFQQSDIKVNTYKSLIVSSSYIRNAAAHNSPLLVNLASCPSDAFTSKGINNRYINSLLKPHLKDAAIDLAVKPTYRFKDIAAVLKLYKLLRVSPTSSIDPIIDSLRNLLDSINNKPPCPKLNNDVMTFFTNLQKLFVDIYK